TGAACGGGACGCGCTCCGCCGATGAGTCCTCGACGAGATCGCGGCGGCGGCCCTCTAGGCTGACGAGGTGCACCTGACCCGACGGCGTTGGTACCTCGTCGCGGCGCTGATCGCGGCGCTCGCGTGGGTCGCCGGTACCGCGTTCGCCGCCTCGGCGTGGGATCCGTTGCGCTCGGCCGAGGTCGTCCCGGTGGGACAGCCTGTCGCGTCCAGCGGCGAGGACGACCTCGCCGTCCTGACCGACCTGCCACAGGCCGAACGTGACATCAGGTGCGTCGCCCGATCCGGCAAGAAGCGCACGCCGGTGCCTCCGGCCACCGTCGACATCGTGGTCGACAGTGACGGCAGCCGCTGGCACCTCCTGGGGGTGGTGTCCGACGCCCCCGACCAGACCCGGATCGTCTGCAAGCCCCGGGACGGTCAGACCGACACCGCTCGCTACGGCACCGCCCTGGTGGACCTCTCGAGCCGGGTCGGCACCGGACAGGCGATCGCCTGGACCGGCTTCATCGCGGGACTGGGGCTGGCCGGAGCCACCCTGACCGCTCGCACCCGCAGGACGTTGGCCCATGACTGATCTGTCCCCCTACCTCGACGCCTGGCGTCAGTCCGTCTCCTCCGTGCTCGCGCTCGAGCCCGACGACTGGGACGTCCCGACGGACCTGCCCGGGTGGACCGCGAAGGACGTGCTGGCTCACCTGGTGCATCTGGAGCGCGTCATGGTCGAGGGCGAGACCACGCCGATCGGCGGTTCGGCCGTGCCGGGCGACTACACCGACGCCGGCGTCGCCGCCCTGCGCGACGTCCCCGTGGAGCAGCTCAAGAAGGACCTCACCGACCTCGTCGAGCGGCGGGCCGGGGCACTGGCCGACCTGCCCGATCCCCAGGCCCTCGCGGTCAACACCCCGGCGGGCGTGGAGTGGACGTGGGAGGTGGCGCTGCGCAACCGGGCCATCGACCTGTGGACCCACGAGCAGGACATCCGCCGCGCGGTGGGCCTCCCGGGCGGCCTCGGCGACATCGGCGCCCACGTCACCACGGCGACGTTCGCGGCCGCACTTCCCTTCATCCTGGGTCGGCGCGCGAAGGCCCCGGTCGGCAGCGTCGTCCGTTGGGTCGTCACCGGCCCGGTCCCGGTGGACGCCACGATCGGCGTCGGCGAGGACGGCCGAGCCCGACCGACCGACGCCGCACCGACGGCGACCCTGACCATGGACACCGAGACGTTCACGGTGCTGGGCGCCGGCCGCCGTGGTCCCGACGCAGTGACCGTCGAGGTCCAGGGTGACGAGGAGCTGGCCGGGCGCGTCCTGGCGTCGATGGCCGTCACGCCCTGATGCGCGTGCGGCCCGCGGACCCCGTCCGGGCGGTCGTGCGCCTGGCGCGGTGCGGGCTCGCTCGGTGGCAGCGGCCTGCGGCAGCGCGTGAGCGCGGACCCGCGACCGCCGTCACCTGGCCACCCGAGGTGATCGGCCGACTCGAGGCCCACGTCTCGCAGCTGTCCGTCGCCGAGCGACGAGCCCTCGACCCCACCACGCATCCTCGCGACTTCCGCCAGCCCGACCAGCTGTCGTGCGGGGCGGCCGCCCTGGTCGTCTCGCGCCTGGTGCACGACCGCCCGTACGCCCTGTGGATGGCGACCGGCCACGACCCGCACGGCGATCGCACGGACTCGTCCACCGCTGCGGATCGGTGGCGGTCCGAGGTGCTCGCGATGCACCGCCGGGTGACCGGCCTGCGGGACCACGACGGCGACCTGCAGTGGCCGTGGCTGCGCATGGTCGGCACCTCGCCGTGGGGTGCCGCACGGCAGATGACCGGCGACGGCGGCTCCGGCGTGCCCGGCGCCCGGTACACGGCCCGCACGCTGGACCCGGAGGATCTCGGCACGGAGTTCGATCGGCTCATGGCCGCGGTCGAGGCGGGGCACACGGCACCGCTCTACGTGGGCAACGACCTCCGCCCGGCCCATGTGGTGCTGGCGGTGCGCGCGGCCGGCCACGACCTCGAGGTGTACGAGCCGAGCGCCGGCCGGATGGTTCGTGTCGCGCGCGACGAGTTCGCCGCCGGTAGGTTCAGCCTCGGCGGATGGACGGTGCCGTGGTTCGCGGTCCTGCCTCGCTGAGATCGGAGAGAACATGGGTTGGGACACGTCCGCGATCGGTGACCTGACGGGCCGCCGCGCCCTGGTCACCGGGGCCACGAGCGGGATCGGCACCGAGACGGCGCGCGAGCTGCTGCGCCACGGCGCCGAGGTGGTCATCACCGCACGCGACGATCGCAAGGCCGCCGCCACGGTCGCCGAGCTCGGTGACGT
Above is a window of Aeromicrobium senzhongii DNA encoding:
- a CDS encoding maleylpyruvate isomerase family mycothiol-dependent enzyme is translated as MTDLSPYLDAWRQSVSSVLALEPDDWDVPTDLPGWTAKDVLAHLVHLERVMVEGETTPIGGSAVPGDYTDAGVAALRDVPVEQLKKDLTDLVERRAGALADLPDPQALAVNTPAGVEWTWEVALRNRAIDLWTHEQDIRRAVGLPGGLGDIGAHVTTATFAAALPFILGRRAKAPVGSVVRWVVTGPVPVDATIGVGEDGRARPTDAAPTATLTMDTETFTVLGAGRRGPDAVTVEVQGDEELAGRVLASMAVTP